In the Telopea speciosissima isolate NSW1024214 ecotype Mountain lineage chromosome 2, Tspe_v1, whole genome shotgun sequence genome, one interval contains:
- the LOC122651831 gene encoding glycine-rich RNA-binding protein RZ1C isoform X2: MLDRDTGRPRGFGFVTFADHRAMEDAIRDMHGRELGGRVISVNKAEPKMGSDDTGHGYGGGYSSGGRDSYGGGDRAGGRSDCFKCGRPGHWARECTAGGGGRFSSRSRFGGGGRGDRFGDRYDRNIDDRYDGGRSGDRDRFDSRDRNGGRDRYASDGYPSGGDRFAGDRYGGSDRIPQNTYGKDRTGGPRGSDRYGSGGPTRYGGGGYRERSGPYDRPGRGGRPSSYERY; this comes from the coding sequence ATGTTGGATAGAGATACAGGGCGTCCTCGTGGGTTTGGATTTGTAACCTTTGCAGATCACCGGGCAATGGAAGATGCTATCAGAGATATGCATGGAAGGGAGCTTGGTGGTCGGGTCATTTCGGTGAACAAGGCTGAGCCCAAGATGGGAAGTGATGATACTGGGCATGGCTATGGTGGAGGCTACTCATCTGGTGGCAGAGACAGCTATGGTGGTGGAGATAGGGCTGGAGGACGATCTGACTGCTTCAAGTGTGGACGCCCAGGGCATTGGGCACGAGAGTGTACAGCTGGAGGTGGTGGCCGATTCTCTTCCCGTTCTAggtttggtggtggtggtcgtggggATCGCTTTGGGGACCGTTATGATCGCAACATTGATGATCGTTATGATGGTGGACGCTCTGGAGATAGAGACCGCTTTGACAGCAGAGACAGAAATGGGGGCCGTGACCGCTATGCTAGTGACGGGTATCCTTCTGGTGGGGATCGCTTTGCTGGTGATCGGTATGGGGGTTCTGACCGAATCCCACAGAATACGTATGGAAAAGACAGAACTGGTGGCCCAAGAGGCAGTGACAGGTATGGGAGCGGTGGCCCAACTAGGTATGGGGGAGGAGGGTACCGGGAAAGGTCAGGTCCATATGACCGCCCAGGCAGGGGAGGGCGGCCATCTTCCTATGAGCGCTACTAA